In the genome of Deltaproteobacteria bacterium, one region contains:
- a CDS encoding FAD-dependent oxidoreductase — translation MEFDLDTDVLVLGSGACGLTAAVAAADAGARVVVLERSDAIGGTSAVSGGIVWVPNNHLAPALGIADSREQALAYLESLSLGVMDMELATAFVDRAPEMVRFLEARTPLRFHIAENYPDYHPERPGGLAGGGRSLDPDMFSFAQLGEWAGRIRQARTDLHPQAPIQRFTLTEGLEKRVPPAEVLAARASRDERGLGEALVGALLRGCLDRGVDVRLGVRARELVRAGRAVVGVRAEQGERDVLVRARAVVLATGGFEWNAELVRAFLRGPLIGPASPPELEGDGLLMAMEAGAQLANMSEAWWMPTIPIPGDGVAGGKPLYRLCLAERTLPGSLIVNRRGKRFVNEAANYNDVGRAFHTFDPTHFSFANAEAWLVFDDTYYARYPLAGFSPRAPKPAGFLFSGASVEELARAIEVDPDALAATVARFNEFAAQGEDPDFQRGRSVYDSYNGDRSRPRPFTTLGALTRAPFHAIKLVAGALGTKGGAKTNTSAQVLDPRGRVIPGLYAVGNAMAGATGLVYGGAGGTLGPGMTYGYIAGCEAAKELSPASGRTRVSAACSLP, via the coding sequence GCGGTCTCGGGCGGCATCGTGTGGGTGCCTAACAACCACCTGGCGCCCGCACTCGGGATCGCGGACTCGCGCGAGCAGGCGCTCGCGTACCTCGAGTCGCTCTCGCTCGGCGTGATGGACATGGAGCTCGCGACGGCGTTCGTCGACCGCGCGCCGGAGATGGTCCGCTTCCTCGAGGCGCGCACGCCGCTGCGCTTCCACATCGCAGAGAACTACCCCGACTATCACCCCGAGCGCCCGGGCGGCCTGGCGGGCGGCGGCCGCTCGCTCGATCCCGACATGTTCTCGTTCGCGCAGCTCGGCGAGTGGGCAGGGCGCATCCGGCAGGCGCGCACGGACCTTCACCCGCAAGCGCCGATTCAGCGCTTCACGCTCACCGAGGGACTCGAGAAGCGCGTGCCGCCCGCGGAGGTGCTCGCCGCGCGCGCAAGCCGCGACGAGCGCGGGCTCGGGGAGGCGCTCGTGGGCGCGCTGCTGCGCGGCTGCCTCGATCGCGGCGTGGACGTGCGCCTGGGCGTGCGCGCACGCGAGCTCGTGCGCGCGGGTCGCGCGGTCGTCGGCGTGCGCGCGGAGCAGGGCGAGCGCGACGTGCTCGTGCGCGCGCGCGCCGTAGTGCTCGCGACGGGCGGCTTCGAGTGGAACGCGGAGCTCGTTCGCGCGTTCCTGCGCGGGCCGCTGATCGGTCCGGCCTCGCCGCCGGAGCTCGAGGGCGACGGCCTGCTGATGGCGATGGAGGCAGGCGCGCAGCTTGCGAACATGAGCGAAGCGTGGTGGATGCCGACGATCCCGATCCCCGGCGACGGCGTGGCGGGCGGGAAGCCGCTGTATCGCCTCTGCCTCGCGGAGCGCACGTTGCCCGGCTCGCTGATCGTGAACCGCCGCGGGAAGCGCTTCGTGAACGAGGCCGCCAACTACAACGACGTCGGGCGCGCGTTCCACACGTTCGATCCCACGCACTTCAGCTTCGCCAACGCCGAGGCGTGGCTCGTGTTCGACGACACTTATTACGCGAGGTACCCGCTCGCAGGCTTCTCTCCGCGCGCGCCGAAGCCCGCGGGTTTTCTGTTCAGCGGCGCGTCGGTCGAAGAGCTCGCGCGCGCGATCGAGGTCGATCCGGACGCGCTCGCCGCGACCGTCGCGCGCTTCAACGAGTTCGCCGCGCAGGGCGAGGACCCCGACTTCCAGCGTGGCCGCAGCGTGTACGACTCCTACAACGGCGACCGCTCGCGCCCGCGCCCGTTCACGACGCTCGGTGCGCTCACGCGCGCGCCGTTCCACGCGATCAAGCTGGTGGCCGGCGCGCTCGGCACGAAGGGCGGCGCCAAGACGAACACGTCTGCGCAGGTGCTCGACCCGCGCGGGCGGGTGATTCCCGGCCTCTACGCCGTGGGCAACGCGATGGCCGGCGCGACCGGGCTCGTCTACGGCGGCGCCGGCGGCACGCTCGGGCCCGGCATGACCTACGGCTACATCGCCGGCTGCGAGGCTGCGAAGGAGCTTTCGCCGGCGTCCGGTAGAACTCGAGTCAGCGCGGCGTGCTCGCTTCCATGA
- a CDS encoding MFS transporter produces MQVATLLLGGALADRGSRQRQMIGADSVAALAQGAIAVLLLTRSASFPTLVALVVIASVAMALHQPAHVGLVPLVAPRERLQAANALLGIANSTAYALGAVSAGIIAAFAGAGAELAIDAATFAASALLVLGIRAAPQARSAGKSLVRELREGLREFTAHTWLWTIVVQFSVMLMGWFGAFAVLGPVIAKESLGGAEAWGRIVGAEGLGLVAGGLLALRVHFARTMLAATLFCFPISGVPLLLSIPAPTPLIAAASFVAGVAFGAFGVLWNTELHKRVAPEALSRVSAYDAMGSIALVPVGEALAGLAAASIGAAPSAVVCAVLIVVPTAAVLAVRDVRQMRA; encoded by the coding sequence ATGCAAGTCGCCACGTTGCTGCTCGGCGGCGCCCTCGCGGATCGCGGCTCGCGGCAACGCCAGATGATCGGCGCCGACAGCGTGGCGGCACTCGCGCAGGGCGCGATTGCAGTGTTGTTACTGACGCGCAGCGCGAGCTTCCCCACGCTGGTCGCATTGGTCGTGATCGCCTCCGTCGCGATGGCGTTGCACCAACCCGCGCATGTCGGGCTCGTGCCGCTCGTCGCACCGCGCGAGCGCCTGCAAGCCGCCAACGCGCTGCTCGGAATCGCGAACTCCACCGCCTATGCGCTCGGCGCGGTGAGCGCGGGGATCATCGCGGCGTTCGCGGGCGCCGGCGCCGAGCTCGCGATCGACGCCGCCACCTTCGCCGCGAGCGCGCTGCTCGTGCTCGGCATCCGCGCCGCGCCTCAAGCGCGGTCCGCGGGCAAGAGCCTCGTGCGCGAGCTGCGCGAAGGCTTACGCGAGTTCACCGCACACACCTGGCTGTGGACGATCGTGGTGCAGTTCTCCGTGATGCTGATGGGCTGGTTCGGCGCGTTCGCGGTGCTCGGGCCCGTAATCGCCAAGGAGTCGCTCGGCGGCGCCGAAGCCTGGGGGCGCATCGTCGGCGCCGAGGGGCTTGGCCTCGTCGCCGGCGGCCTGCTCGCGCTGCGCGTCCACTTCGCGCGTACGATGCTCGCCGCGACGCTCTTCTGCTTCCCGATCTCGGGCGTGCCCTTGTTGTTATCGATCCCTGCGCCGACCCCGCTGATCGCCGCCGCGAGCTTCGTCGCGGGGGTCGCGTTCGGCGCGTTCGGCGTGCTGTGGAACACCGAGCTGCACAAGCGCGTGGCACCAGAGGCACTCTCGCGCGTGTCCGCCTACGACGCGATGGGCTCGATCGCGCTCGTGCCGGTCGGCGAAGCGCTGGCGGGCCTCGCCGCGGCCAGCATCGGCGCCGCACCGAGCGCAGTCGTTTGCGCCGTGCTGATCGTAGTGCCCACCGCCGCGGTGCTCGCGGTGCGAGACGTCAGGCAGATGCGGGCGTGA
- a CDS encoding phosphotransferase family protein, with protein sequence MAEVIDVRAQHRFDEARLDRFLAANVAGYAGPLTVRQFEGGQSNPTYLLATPGARYVLRRKPPGALVKSAHQVDREYRVIRALNATSFPVPKALVLCEDEAVIGTAFFVMSHVAGEPVYDVSMPSLAPAQRTALVNSYVDTLADLHRFDPEALGLGDFGRAGNYFARQVSRWGRQFDETETEPIPEMRELGAWLEKSIPPESAVAIAHGDYSFNNVLRHPSEPRVVAVLDWELSTLGDPLADFTYFTQAWFGVPGDRTFAGRDLGALGVPTYEAVRARYCERVGRPVWTNEGFYRAFHAFRSSAILQGIIKRVATGTNASATALQFSPRDVRAGARRGLEHAARN encoded by the coding sequence ATGGCCGAAGTGATCGACGTTCGCGCGCAGCACCGCTTCGACGAAGCGCGCCTCGACCGCTTCCTCGCCGCGAACGTCGCAGGCTACGCCGGGCCCCTCACCGTTCGTCAATTCGAGGGCGGTCAGTCGAACCCGACGTACCTGCTCGCGACGCCGGGTGCGCGCTACGTGCTGCGCCGCAAGCCGCCCGGCGCGCTCGTGAAGTCCGCGCACCAAGTGGACCGCGAGTACCGCGTGATCCGCGCGCTGAACGCGACGAGCTTCCCCGTGCCTAAGGCGCTCGTGCTTTGCGAGGACGAGGCGGTGATCGGCACCGCGTTCTTCGTGATGAGCCACGTCGCGGGCGAGCCGGTCTACGACGTCTCGATGCCGAGCCTCGCGCCGGCGCAGCGCACTGCGCTCGTGAACTCCTACGTCGACACGCTCGCGGATCTGCATCGCTTCGATCCCGAGGCGCTCGGCCTCGGCGACTTCGGCCGCGCGGGGAACTACTTCGCGCGCCAGGTCTCGCGCTGGGGGCGCCAGTTCGACGAGACGGAGACCGAGCCGATCCCGGAGATGCGCGAGCTCGGCGCATGGCTCGAGAAGTCGATTCCGCCCGAGAGCGCGGTCGCGATCGCGCACGGCGACTACAGCTTCAACAACGTGCTGCGGCACCCGAGCGAGCCGCGCGTGGTGGCGGTGCTCGACTGGGAGCTCTCGACGCTCGGGGACCCGCTCGCAGACTTCACCTACTTCACGCAGGCGTGGTTCGGCGTCCCGGGAGACCGCACGTTCGCGGGCCGCGATCTCGGGGCGCTCGGCGTCCCTACTTATGAAGCGGTGCGTGCGCGTTACTGCGAACGAGTCGGGCGGCCCGTGTGGACGAACGAGGGCTTCTACCGCGCGTTCCACGCCTTCCGCAGCAGCGCGATTCTGCAGGGAATCATCAAGCGCGTCGCCACCGGCACCAACGCGAGCGCGACCGCGCTGCAGTTCTCTCCGCGCGACGTACGCGCGGGAGCACGGCGCGGGCTCGAGCACGCAGCGAGGAATTAG
- a CDS encoding SDR family NAD(P)-dependent oxidoreductase: MREFKGKTAVVTGAASGIGRALAERFAQEGMRVVLADIEANALARAVSELEAQGHRAIGVVTNVMERASVDALAARATREFGAVHVLCNNAGVLARSEGAGAIWELPPQDWDWVLGVNLMGVLHGVQAFVPQMVAHGGEGHVVNTASVVAFFPGGGPYGVTKQGVLSLSESLWGDLKARGAKIGASVLCPGWVDTSLASAERNRPAQLASEAVGDLATGTAGRAQHTLRGAMPPAKVADAVVASIREERFYILPHSGWDAFLRARFEAVMARGTPPRMDPADIERRRAAGEVF, from the coding sequence ATGCGAGAGTTCAAGGGCAAGACCGCAGTCGTTACGGGCGCTGCGAGCGGGATCGGGCGTGCGCTGGCAGAGCGCTTCGCGCAGGAGGGCATGCGCGTCGTGCTCGCCGACATCGAGGCGAATGCGCTCGCTCGTGCGGTGAGCGAGCTCGAGGCGCAAGGGCACCGCGCGATCGGGGTCGTGACGAACGTGATGGAGCGCGCCTCGGTCGACGCGCTCGCGGCGCGCGCGACCCGCGAGTTCGGCGCAGTGCACGTCTTGTGCAACAACGCCGGCGTGCTCGCGCGCAGCGAAGGCGCGGGCGCGATCTGGGAGCTGCCGCCGCAAGACTGGGACTGGGTGCTCGGCGTGAATCTGATGGGCGTGCTGCACGGCGTGCAGGCGTTCGTGCCGCAGATGGTCGCGCACGGCGGCGAGGGCCACGTCGTGAACACCGCCTCGGTCGTGGCGTTCTTCCCCGGCGGCGGCCCGTACGGCGTGACGAAGCAGGGCGTGCTCTCGCTGAGCGAGAGCTTGTGGGGCGATCTGAAAGCGCGCGGCGCGAAGATCGGCGCCTCGGTGCTGTGCCCCGGCTGGGTGGACACGAGCCTCGCGAGCGCCGAGCGCAATCGACCCGCGCAGCTCGCGAGCGAGGCGGTCGGCGATCTCGCGACGGGAACCGCGGGCCGCGCGCAGCACACGCTGCGCGGCGCGATGCCGCCCGCGAAGGTGGCGGACGCGGTGGTCGCGTCGATCCGCGAGGAGCGCTTCTACATCCTCCCGCACTCGGGCTGGGATGCTTTCCTGCGCGCCCGCTTCGAGGCGGTGATGGCGCGCGGTACGCCGCCGCGCATGGATCCCGCGGACATCGAGCGGCGCCGCGCGGCGGGCGAGGTGTTTTGA
- a CDS encoding TonB-dependent receptor translates to MHRNSLARVLAPLLVVSAATPIWAQDAAPAPAEDRGGVEEIIVTAQKREENINDIGMSIQAATGEQLSELGITDPSQLDRVVTGFNANVTYYGTPIYTIRGVGFQDTALASGPTVSIYIDQMPLPFAVMAQGTSLDLERVEALKGPQGTLFGQNATGGAVNYIANKPTEGFEAGFDASYGRFNTVDLMGYVSGPLADTLSARFAGRIINSGPHQKSYTRNSTPAPDPYWITGGRNRAYNRDTESGDQDFVNLRGSLLWEPTDQLSALFTASGFIDKGDSQMPQLFGIATLNQVSGLRPEIANYPFSPKNNRSADWGPCVNITGGTPANVTGNLDYEGELENLSNRLYDNCEPAERDNSFYSTTLRVDFEINDDLTLTSLTSWSKFDRHATLESDGTYYQDYESFQQGFLKAAYQELRLAGSIMGEGNWVVGANYEWTSTWDSFMQTYGISSAVPTVVFTRTPLGPTNPNSRQKTDTYAIFANLEYPVLDWLTVQGGVRYTNQKRDYRGCGSDGGDGTWADISAEIQTLLQILGGFPVVGGLDAGPGNCASFGPGPTFFPEPAGFTNELDEDNVSWRVGANAAVTDEILLYANVSKGYKSGSFPTVASAAFYQLEPATQEELLAYEIGAKTSWLDGTLQLNGAAFYYDYTDKQILSAVADIIFGSLPALVNVPESHVVGFELAGVWEPIAGLRLAPSVSYAKSEVDGTFRNFDPFFNTANNGATKDFSGLPFPNAPDWQVNFDSQYEWSVGSDWTAFVGANVNYQAATKGFFHDRCDEPIGAIDSVTGRPIQCTKDYISSIPAASRNSPNATDLVINARALLDVRAGIERGPWRAWVWGRNITDKHYWNAASHVNDVLLRYTGMPATYGATVTYSFGR, encoded by the coding sequence ATGCATCGCAACTCTCTGGCGCGAGTTCTCGCGCCGTTGCTCGTGGTGTCGGCGGCGACGCCGATCTGGGCGCAGGACGCTGCGCCGGCGCCGGCGGAAGACCGCGGCGGCGTCGAAGAGATCATCGTGACCGCGCAGAAGCGCGAAGAGAACATCAACGACATCGGCATGTCGATTCAGGCCGCGACCGGCGAGCAGCTCTCGGAGCTGGGCATCACCGACCCATCGCAGCTCGACCGCGTGGTGACCGGTTTCAACGCCAACGTCACCTACTACGGAACGCCGATCTACACGATCCGCGGCGTGGGCTTCCAGGACACGGCGCTCGCCTCAGGCCCGACCGTGAGCATCTACATCGACCAGATGCCGTTGCCGTTCGCCGTGATGGCTCAGGGAACCTCGCTCGATCTCGAGCGCGTGGAAGCGCTGAAGGGCCCGCAGGGCACCCTGTTCGGTCAGAACGCTACCGGCGGTGCCGTGAACTACATCGCCAACAAGCCGACCGAGGGCTTCGAGGCGGGCTTCGACGCGAGCTACGGCCGCTTCAACACGGTCGACCTGATGGGCTACGTGAGCGGGCCGCTCGCGGACACGCTGAGCGCGCGCTTTGCGGGCCGCATCATCAACTCGGGCCCGCACCAAAAGAGCTACACGCGAAACTCGACGCCCGCGCCCGATCCGTACTGGATCACGGGTGGCCGCAATCGGGCGTACAACCGCGACACCGAGAGCGGCGACCAGGACTTCGTGAACCTGCGCGGCTCGCTGCTGTGGGAGCCCACGGATCAACTGTCCGCCCTCTTCACCGCGAGCGGCTTCATCGACAAGGGCGACTCGCAGATGCCGCAGCTCTTCGGCATCGCGACGCTCAACCAGGTGAGCGGCCTGCGACCGGAGATCGCGAACTACCCATTCTCGCCCAAGAACAACCGCTCTGCGGATTGGGGTCCGTGCGTGAACATCACGGGCGGCACGCCGGCGAACGTCACCGGCAACCTCGACTACGAGGGCGAGCTGGAGAATCTCTCGAACCGTCTCTACGACAACTGTGAGCCGGCCGAGCGAGACAACTCGTTCTACTCGACCACTCTGCGCGTCGACTTCGAGATCAACGACGACCTGACGCTGACTTCGTTGACGAGCTGGTCGAAGTTCGACCGCCACGCGACGCTCGAAAGCGACGGGACGTACTACCAAGACTACGAGTCGTTCCAGCAGGGCTTCCTGAAGGCGGCGTATCAGGAGCTGCGCCTCGCCGGAAGCATCATGGGCGAGGGCAACTGGGTCGTCGGCGCGAACTACGAGTGGACCTCGACCTGGGATTCCTTCATGCAGACCTACGGCATCTCGAGCGCCGTGCCGACGGTGGTGTTCACGCGCACGCCGCTGGGTCCAACCAACCCGAACAGCCGCCAGAAGACCGACACCTACGCGATCTTTGCCAACCTCGAGTACCCGGTCCTCGATTGGCTGACGGTTCAAGGCGGCGTGCGGTACACGAACCAGAAGCGTGATTACCGCGGCTGCGGCTCAGACGGCGGGGATGGGACCTGGGCCGACATCTCGGCGGAGATCCAGACGCTGCTGCAGATCCTCGGCGGCTTCCCGGTCGTCGGCGGGCTCGACGCTGGCCCCGGCAACTGCGCGAGCTTCGGTCCTGGGCCGACGTTCTTCCCCGAGCCCGCGGGCTTCACGAACGAGCTCGATGAGGACAACGTCTCCTGGCGCGTCGGCGCAAACGCCGCGGTCACCGATGAGATCCTGCTCTACGCGAACGTCAGCAAGGGCTACAAGTCGGGCAGCTTCCCGACCGTCGCCAGCGCGGCGTTCTATCAGCTCGAGCCGGCGACGCAGGAAGAGTTGTTGGCGTACGAGATCGGCGCCAAGACGAGCTGGCTGGACGGAACGCTGCAGCTGAACGGCGCCGCGTTCTACTACGACTACACGGACAAGCAGATTCTCAGCGCGGTCGCGGACATCATTTTCGGCTCGCTGCCGGCCTTGGTGAACGTGCCCGAGTCACACGTGGTGGGCTTCGAGCTCGCCGGCGTGTGGGAGCCCATCGCGGGGCTGAGGCTCGCGCCCTCGGTGAGCTACGCCAAGAGCGAGGTCGATGGCACGTTCCGAAACTTCGATCCGTTCTTCAACACCGCGAACAACGGTGCGACGAAGGACTTCTCGGGGCTTCCGTTCCCGAACGCTCCGGACTGGCAGGTGAACTTCGACAGCCAGTATGAGTGGTCGGTCGGGAGCGATTGGACCGCCTTCGTTGGAGCCAACGTGAACTACCAGGCTGCGACGAAGGGATTCTTCCACGATCGCTGCGACGAACCGATCGGTGCGATCGACTCCGTAACCGGCCGTCCCATTCAGTGCACGAAGGACTACATCTCCAGCATTCCGGCGGCGAGCCGGAACAGCCCGAACGCGACGGACCTCGTGATCAATGCGCGCGCACTGCTCGACGTACGGGCGGGCATCGAGCGCGGTCCGTGGCGCGCTTGGGTCTGGGGCCGAAACATCACCGACAAGCACTACTGGAATGCGGCCAGCCACGTGAACGACGTGCTGCTCCGCTACACCGGCATGCCCGCCACGTATGGCGCGACGGTGACCTACAGCTTCGGGCGATAG
- a CDS encoding CoA transferase — MPAVLEGTRVLDLTSGPVGGVATAVLADFGADVVKIEPPRGDRFRALAAAPLWLRGKRSVALDLTIEADCARLAPLVASADVLVVSGPPGRAARFGVDAERALAANPQLVHASLTPFGPRGPYAEIPGYEGIVAALGGRMAVFARQVRRDGPGFAAVSIASHACAMGVVQGVVAALYARERTGRGQRVESSLLQALLPYDLVSLLLVQLAAREGKPPPDPYAVGGDMPTLNYHPILTQDGRWLQCGNLLEHLFLSFLDSIDLLGELLAEERFAAPPGAWDAATIEAARDRILLRVLERTADEWMQRFHANGNVAAEPYLTPTQALAHPDLVANGSVVTLRDPERGDVKQVGPIARLVATPARIAKPAPRVGEHGREVLAEQRSLPPRVVTGDTPPGQPLAGVTILELATIIAAPLGTTFLADLGARVIKIEAIDGDPYRQFLTRGLLAVKTNAGKESICLDLKSADGRAIAHDLVRRVDVLVHNYRPGVPERLGIDYASARALNPQLIWVSANGYGPDGPSARRPVTHPVAGAAAGGAGHQGAPTLARAHETLAEIREGARQLMRANEANPDPNTSVVLAAAIALGLLARQRFGIAQPIYTDMFSANAWANADDFLDYAGKPARPRVDDALLGFAPTYRLYETREGWVFLALTCDAEWRRFCAMAERESLGSDPRFASEAARAQNADALVREIGTALKARGAAEWQQRALAARVPLVRADATDPGHLWAHDAHVRENGFVQPCRHARFGDVLRWGALVTVNGAAERYGAGALAGDCTDALLRELGRSDTEIARLREQRVVASEPIAG; from the coding sequence ATGCCCGCCGTCCTCGAAGGCACTCGCGTCCTCGACCTCACGAGCGGCCCCGTCGGCGGCGTCGCGACGGCGGTGCTCGCGGACTTCGGTGCCGACGTCGTGAAGATCGAGCCGCCGCGCGGCGACCGCTTCCGTGCGCTCGCCGCGGCGCCGCTGTGGCTGCGCGGGAAGCGCAGCGTCGCGCTCGACCTGACCATCGAGGCCGATTGTGCGCGGCTCGCCCCCCTCGTCGCGAGCGCCGATGTGCTCGTCGTCTCGGGTCCGCCCGGCCGCGCGGCGCGCTTCGGCGTCGATGCGGAGCGCGCACTTGCGGCGAATCCTCAGCTCGTGCACGCGAGCCTCACGCCCTTCGGCCCGCGCGGGCCGTACGCCGAGATTCCGGGCTACGAGGGCATCGTCGCGGCGCTGGGCGGGCGCATGGCGGTGTTCGCGCGCCAGGTGCGCCGCGACGGACCGGGCTTCGCGGCGGTGAGCATCGCGAGCCACGCGTGCGCAATGGGCGTGGTGCAGGGCGTTGTCGCGGCGCTCTATGCGCGCGAACGCACGGGGCGCGGGCAGCGCGTCGAGTCCAGCCTGCTGCAGGCGCTGCTCCCGTACGACCTCGTCTCGCTGCTGCTCGTGCAGCTCGCGGCGCGCGAGGGAAAGCCGCCGCCGGATCCGTACGCCGTGGGCGGCGACATGCCCACGCTCAACTACCACCCGATCCTCACGCAGGACGGGCGCTGGCTGCAGTGCGGGAACCTGCTCGAGCACCTGTTCCTCTCGTTCCTCGACTCGATCGATTTGTTGGGCGAGCTGCTCGCCGAGGAGCGCTTCGCGGCGCCGCCCGGGGCGTGGGACGCCGCGACGATCGAGGCCGCGCGGGATCGCATCCTGCTGCGCGTGCTCGAGCGCACGGCGGACGAGTGGATGCAGCGCTTCCACGCGAACGGGAACGTGGCGGCGGAGCCGTATCTCACGCCCACGCAGGCGCTCGCGCACCCCGACCTCGTCGCGAACGGCAGCGTCGTCACGCTGCGCGATCCCGAGCGTGGCGACGTGAAGCAGGTGGGCCCGATCGCGCGCCTCGTCGCGACGCCCGCGCGCATCGCGAAGCCTGCGCCGCGCGTGGGCGAGCACGGGCGCGAGGTGCTCGCCGAGCAGCGCTCGCTCCCGCCGCGAGTTGTTACGGGCGACACGCCGCCGGGACAGCCCCTCGCGGGCGTCACCATCCTCGAGCTCGCGACGATCATCGCGGCGCCACTCGGCACGACGTTCCTCGCGGACCTCGGCGCACGCGTGATCAAGATCGAGGCCATCGACGGCGACCCGTACCGCCAGTTCCTCACGCGCGGGCTCTTGGCCGTGAAGACCAACGCGGGCAAGGAGTCGATCTGCCTCGACCTGAAGAGCGCCGACGGTCGCGCGATCGCGCATGACCTCGTGCGGCGCGTCGATGTGCTCGTGCACAACTACCGCCCCGGCGTACCCGAGCGCCTCGGGATCGACTACGCGAGCGCACGCGCGCTGAATCCGCAGCTGATCTGGGTCTCCGCGAACGGCTACGGCCCCGACGGCCCGAGCGCACGGCGGCCGGTGACGCATCCCGTCGCGGGCGCCGCAGCCGGTGGCGCGGGACACCAAGGCGCGCCGACGCTCGCGCGCGCGCACGAAACGCTCGCGGAGATTCGCGAGGGCGCGCGCCAGTTGATGCGCGCGAACGAGGCGAACCCGGATCCGAACACCTCCGTCGTCCTCGCGGCTGCGATCGCTCTGGGCCTCCTTGCGCGCCAGCGCTTCGGCATCGCACAGCCGATCTACACCGACATGTTCAGCGCGAACGCGTGGGCGAACGCCGACGACTTCCTCGACTACGCCGGCAAGCCCGCGCGCCCGCGCGTCGACGACGCGTTGCTCGGCTTCGCGCCTACGTACCGGCTCTACGAGACGCGCGAGGGCTGGGTGTTCCTTGCGCTCACGTGCGACGCCGAGTGGCGGCGCTTCTGCGCGATGGCGGAGCGCGAGTCGCTAGGGAGCGACCCTCGGTTCGCGAGCGAGGCCGCGCGTGCGCAGAACGCAGATGCGCTCGTGCGCGAGATCGGTACCGCACTGAAGGCGCGCGGCGCCGCCGAGTGGCAGCAGCGCGCGCTCGCCGCGCGCGTACCGCTCGTGCGCGCGGACGCGACCGACCCGGGGCACCTGTGGGCGCACGATGCGCACGTGCGCGAGAACGGCTTCGTGCAGCCGTGCCGCCACGCGCGTTTCGGGGACGTGCTGCGCTGGGGCGCGCTCGTCACGGTGAACGGCGCCGCGGAGCGCTACGGCGCCGGCGCGCTCGCCGGCGACTGCACCGACGCGCTGCTGCGCGAGCTCGGGCGCAGCGACACGGAGATCGCGCGGCTGCGCGAGCAGCGGGTCGTCGCGTCGGAGCCCATCGCGGGCTGA
- a CDS encoding RNA polymerase sigma factor, giving the protein MEPGSDADIIERSLGEPAAFASLYDRHAAVLYRFLVRRIGPSAADGLLGDTFRIAFERRASFDRGHESARPWLYGIATRVLAHHRRAEARRMRAAAVLVASREAPIDPAQRAAASHDARELWPLVADAISALPVGERDALLLHVWEDLAYDEIARALGVPIGTVRSRINRARRRLRELTAQSGQQAATRSAAGRGKIES; this is encoded by the coding sequence ATGGAGCCGGGCTCGGACGCGGACATCATCGAGCGCTCCCTGGGCGAGCCGGCCGCGTTCGCCTCGCTCTACGACCGGCACGCGGCAGTTCTCTATCGCTTTCTCGTGCGCCGCATTGGGCCGTCCGCGGCTGACGGCCTACTCGGCGACACCTTCCGCATCGCATTCGAGCGGCGCGCGAGCTTCGATCGCGGCCACGAGAGCGCGCGCCCGTGGCTCTACGGAATTGCGACGCGCGTACTCGCGCATCACCGCCGCGCAGAGGCACGCCGCATGCGCGCAGCTGCGGTGCTCGTCGCCAGCCGCGAGGCGCCCATCGATCCAGCGCAGCGCGCCGCAGCTTCGCACGACGCGCGCGAGCTGTGGCCGCTCGTGGCCGACGCGATCTCGGCGCTGCCTGTCGGCGAGCGAGATGCACTTCTCCTGCACGTGTGGGAGGACCTTGCTTACGACGAGATCGCGCGCGCGCTCGGAGTTCCGATCGGGACGGTGCGCTCGCGCATCAACCGCGCGCGCAGGCGCCTGCGCGAACTGACGGCGCAGAGCGGGCAACAAGCAGCGACACGGAGCGCAGCCGGACGTGGGAAGATCGAGTCATGA
- a CDS encoding VOC family protein, whose product MSDDLDRLRRLRPDRLQPHDPMDPKVLMDEKERLMSAIEQSAASVHAATRMPSIYPRLAYRDVLRALDFLTRAFGLRERREARLEHPDGVLAWLEIGDGVVMIGQSGAAHHELYSPAELGRTTGMVMVSVHDIDAHHGRAVAAGARVVMPLEDMFWGDRRYEALDLDGHRWHFSERLADIERRRGKSAE is encoded by the coding sequence ATGAGCGACGACCTCGACCGGCTGCGGCGGCTCCGCCCCGACCGCTTGCAACCGCACGATCCGATGGACCCGAAGGTCCTGATGGACGAGAAGGAGCGACTCATGTCCGCCATCGAGCAGTCCGCCGCGAGTGTGCACGCGGCGACACGCATGCCGTCGATCTATCCGCGCCTCGCCTATCGCGATGTCCTCCGCGCGCTCGACTTTCTCACGCGCGCGTTCGGCCTCCGCGAGCGCCGCGAGGCGCGCCTCGAGCATCCCGACGGAGTGCTCGCGTGGCTCGAGATCGGCGATGGCGTCGTCATGATCGGTCAGTCGGGCGCGGCCCATCACGAGCTCTACAGCCCCGCGGAGCTCGGGCGCACGACCGGTATGGTGATGGTCTCGGTCCACGACATCGACGCCCATCATGGGCGAGCCGTCGCCGCCGGGGCTCGTGTCGTGATGCCGCTCGAGGACATGTTCTGGGGCGACCGCCGCTACGAGGCGCTCGACCTCGACGGGCATCGCTGGCACTTCAGTGAGCGCCTAGCGGACATCGAGCGGCGGCGCGGAAAGAGCGCCGAGTAG